From the genome of Leptodactylus fuscus isolate aLepFus1 chromosome 1, aLepFus1.hap2, whole genome shotgun sequence, one region includes:
- the LOC142200443 gene encoding proteinase-activated receptor 1-like, with translation MEGNISDDTTFYLTSQWLTTFVPSIYTVVVTVALPLNVMAILMFLLKIKIKTPAVVYMLNLAIVDVLFVAVVPFNIVYRFSGNNWKIGEGMCRIVTAAFYCNMYCSILLMTSISVDRYMAVVFPIHSRSWRSRKRAWLVCVFIWLIAIASTVPLLLTKQTIYIGSLDITTCHDVLELKDQQNFYMYYFTAFSSMFFFIPLVITIFCYFEIIRTLSKSTKDIENSSKKTRAICLTIIVLTVFIICFGPTNLIFLVHYLHFHNGHAESLYFAYILCACISSISSCLDPIMYYYASSRCRKYVYSLLCCKIHDKPKQTTKQSSTESSFVK, from the coding sequence ATGGAAGGGAATATTTCAGATGACACCACATTCTACCTTACTAGCCAGTGGTTGACCACGTTTGTACCATCGATCTAcactgtggtggtcactgtggctCTGCCTCTAAATGTGATGGCAATTCTAATGTTTCTACTGAAGATAAAAATCAAGACGCCGGCAGTAGTCTATATGCTGAACTTGGCCATAGTTGATGTGCTTTTTGTTGCCGTGGTGCCTTTCAACATTGTGTACAGATTCTCAGGGAACAACTGGAAAATCGGAGAAGGAATGTGCCGAATTGTGACTGCGGCATTTTACTGTAACATGTACTGCTCCATCCTGCTCATGACTAGTATAAGTGTGGACAGGTACATGGCCGTGGTGTTTCCAATACACTCTCGTTCCTGGCGCTCAAGGAAACGGGCTTGGCTGGTGTGTGTCTTTATCTGGCTTATAGCTATAGCTAGCACCGTGCCGCTTCTTCTTACCAAGCAAACTATTTACATTGGATCTCTGGACATTACAACTTGCCATGACGTGCTGGAGCTAAAGGACCAACAGAACTTCTACATGTACTACTTCACCGCCTTCTcctcaatgtttttcttcattccATTAGTTATTACAATCTTCTGTTACTTTGAAATTATCCGAACCTTGAGTAAAAGCACAAAGGACATTGAGAATTCTTCTAAGAAGACAAGAGCTATTTGCTTAACTATTATAGTCCTTACTGTGTTCATTATTTGCTTTGGTCCTACAAACCTCATCTTTCTAGTGCATTATCTGCACTTCCACAATGGACATGCTGAGTCTCTATATTTCGCTTATATTCTGTGTGCCTGTATCAGCAGTATAAGTAGTTGTCTTGATCCTATAATGTATTACTATGCATCATCAAGGTGTCGGAAGTATGTGTATAGTTTATTATGCTGTAAGATACATGATAAACCCAAGCAGACAACCAAACAATCATCTACAGAAAGTTCATTTGTTAAGTAA